TAAGGGATTCAGCAATTGCATCTTCAACCTCTTTGAAAAGATTGATTTTAGTTGTCATTTGTGTGTACCAATTCTCACTATCAACTTTAAAATTTTCAGTAGTATTAAATGCTTTTTCCCTCATCTGTTTAACATCTTCTATTACTTGATTGCTTAAATGCTGTTCAAGCAAAGATAATACTTTGTCATTGGTTTCAGCATTTTGAAACAAGGATAAATATGTATCCTGTTGAGCAATAAGTGAGATAAACTTCTGATATTCCCCACTTGAAAATGAATCGCTTGCAAAAACATTACTCATTAAAGCACGTTCAATACCTGTTTTTTCCTTAGCGTTCATAAATAAAACATAAGCATTTACTGATTTTGCAAGATCAGCATTAGGAGAAATTTTTGAAATATAGCTCATAACACTAAGCATTTTTTCGTTATGATGAGTGTAGTAGCTAATCCCTATCGAATCCTCAATTTGTTGATTGCTTACATTTTCCCTGTGCGCTGACAATTGATCTTTAATTTTTATCGCTTCTTGTAGTTCTTTTGTAAAATCTTCACCATATGGTTTTGGATCAAAGCTACCGAGGAATTTATTAAGATCGTTTAGTTTTGTATCTGTTACTTTTCGCTGTTGGGTTACCTCTGAACTGAATTTCTGACCATCACTACCCATGAATACCCCGGTAGCACCTCGTTCTTTTTGCATTTCATGAACAAATGCACTGATTGTTGTTGAAAGCTTGATTAACTCACCTAACTGTGATGCTTCTTTGACTGTTTTACTTCGTTCAATTGTACTAATACCTGCTAGTGCTAATATAACAAGTAGAGGTATTGTAATAAGAATAAATAACTTCCTGCTGATTTTCATTGACTTTCCTCGCTTATCGTAATGATATATGCATATTATAAATGCAATAAAATCATATCTGATTTATGTGTAAAAAGTAACGGGAATAGATTCCTATTATGAGGGTTAACTAGTAATAAGGTACTATTAATTCTTTAGGTGCATCAATAAAATTAGCAGAATAGCTGCTGCAGTTTCCGAATACAAAAAACGAAATCAGCACACTTAAGTTTTTGTCAGCATAAAAATTCGCAAACTCACTGTTATTCCAATTGGGTGCTAAAAATAATATCTAACTACCAGAGGGTGGGTTATGATTCTGAGAGGCGGATAAATAAAGCAACCTTCTTGAATTAAGTAACCATTATATAAATAAGCGGAGTTTTTCTGGTTAGACTGAAGGATAGAACCGATTTTTGGGATATAAGCGGAGTTCTTCCGGTTAAGCAAAGGAAAATGGTCCATTTTCATCTTTTTTGATTAAATAGGCGGAATCTTTCCGTCTATTTAATCTGTTTTTCATGATATTTCCTCAATAAATGGAATTTCTCCACTTATTTTCTGGCGATTGATGAAGATTTGCCAATTGCTTTCTTTTTATTTTTAGTACGACGAATAGCAATGTAAATTCGATTTTTGTACTTCAAAATTGAACCTATTAGTGGCAAATACAACTGTTGTACTAATACAATATTAGTAATAAATAGAAATAAGGAGCTGAATAAATGTCCTATCTTTTATTAATCTTAGGTATTGCTTTACTTATTAAGGGTGCAGACTTTTTTGTCGAGGGTGCATCAAGTATTGCTCGTGCTTTACATGTGTCACCATTACTAATTGGGTTGACGATTGTTGCTTTTGGAACTAGTTCACCGGAAGCAACTGTTAGTATAATTGCTGCATTAGAGGAAAACGCAGGAGTTGCAATAGGGAATGTAGTGGGGAGTAATATTTTAAATATCACCTTTGTTGTTGGAATTACAGCACTTATAAACCCCCTAAAGGTTGAGAGTGAAACAATTCGAAAGGAAATTCCCTTTACATTATTAGCGAGTATAGCACTCCTGATTTTAGTAAGTGATATGACGCTTCAATCCTTAGAAGCTAATTTCATTACAAGAAGTGACGGATTTATATTCTTGTTATTTTTTGCTGTGTTTTTATATTACATTTTTGAGGTAGCGAGAAATAGTCGGGAAAAGATAAAAGAAGAAGCTTCAGTATCTAAAACAAGTTCACCTTCATGGGGGAAAAATAG
This Metabacillus endolithicus DNA region includes the following protein-coding sequences:
- a CDS encoding calcium/sodium antiporter, with amino-acid sequence MSYLLLILGIALLIKGADFFVEGASSIARALHVSPLLIGLTIVAFGTSSPEATVSIIAALEENAGVAIGNVVGSNILNITFVVGITALINPLKVESETIRKEIPFTLLASIALLILVSDMTLQSLEANFITRSDGFIFLLFFAVFLYYIFEVARNSREKIKEEASVSKTSSPSWGKNSIYTIGGLVAIIIGGDLVVDHATVIAYSFGMSETLVGLTIVAIGTSLPELITSITAAIKKEGDIALGNIVGSNIFNILFVLGAASVISPLAVDSKIFVDLILMIVLTLILLVFSRTSFRVGRREGTFLVVAYILYMIYIIIRN